The Belonocnema kinseyi isolate 2016_QV_RU_SX_M_011 chromosome 1, B_treatae_v1, whole genome shotgun sequence genomic interval CAAAAGTAAGCGAGCGGATATTAatcttttagttaaataaatttgcatttgattataacaaaaaaatatttttttgttataagattatctttgcaacaaaaaactaaatgttcattttaaataaaaaaaagtaactgaGGCATTTCTTTAACTCAGATAAACTATTCTTTTGGTTAAtacatatttctttgattcaaagatctttttttctttgagaagAAACTTTTCGGGCGCATCATTAGaagtttttctctaaaaaagaaattaaaaaacttcacaatttattgtaaaaaataggaTTGGTTTTTGAcagcattttataataaaatgaggTTTTAAGCGAAATTCCCAAACGAAAGTAATCATTGCTGTTGTCACTTATTCTTTTTCACGTACATTCGAAACTTACAAAATCCTTCTAATAGCATGTCCACTGGTTCCACTGTTTTTACACCTAGTGTAGCCTTGGCACCAATGCCTAGCCTCCTATTTGGTAATCTAACCaacgaaaaatcaaaattctcgtGCAGCGGAACCAAGAGTCAAATTTTGACATTTCTGTAGctttgtttatgtaaattttagtGACTTTAGTAACataaatgtgtcaaaatattcgaaaaatttctGACAGTGCATTGGTCCTTCGTATATCTGATTCAAAATCTGCACGAAGAATCAGGAAATTATAACCAGTGTAATATGCTATAATTCATAGTATAGgtattaaaagtattaaatttaaccTATctctatttcttcttacagaattaataagttcACAATTTGGTGGTCCAAGGCAAACTAATTTAGAGGAAATGTTTCCTGGATGCGAAGGTGTCCATTTTCCTGATATCGTGGAAATGACGGAAGAAGAAGTTCTATCCTATTctactttcaaaaaattcaacagacACCGAAAGATTCACGCAGCTGCAAATTACGTAAGAAGGGatgattatatttttggatttctgcgagaaaatataattaaattcctgaatattttgtTTCAACTGCGGGAACCCTGTACTGTATTTAAAATAAGCAAAAGAAAGTGGTATACTATGAACTGTGAAGAATTAGTGAAATTGGGTGTGAACCGTAATTTGCGATTTGTTAAGGAGCATGATCAGGCACATAATATGTTACACAGAGCTCACCATGAACAGAACCCACATGAAGACACCGAAGCATGCAAAGTAGCATACCGTGTAACAATGCCTTTCGAATCAGAAGGTAGAGTAGGACATATATTTACACCGGCAGAACACGCGAATGCAGTCAGTTCCCTATACATTCAAACATATAATAAAGAATTCAGACGTTTGCTGGCAAGACGAATTCCACAATCAACTCCGCAACCTGAACGTCAGCAAAGAACAACATCATGTGTAGGACAGTGTATGTATCTATAAATAAATATGTGGTCTAGTGGTTAGCGCGCTTCTCCACAAACTTGAGAGGCTACGTACTGAGAAATCTGGAGATCTTGAAACTAAGTTTGCGGCAGTCACAATCGAATTTACATAGAGAGTGCTAAGATTTCCTTGAGATTGCCGGGAGTGCCGAGATCTTCAAAACTTCTTGAGATCGGGACTTTCGAGGAGAAATCAGGCTTGGATAAGCTCCGCGGCGTTCGGATAGAGTTGGTTCTCAGTTCGGCTTCCCGAGTCAGTTTGTACATCACGAAAGTTTGAATGCTTCCTAGTGTGAATGCTCCAGACTTGGTAAAAGATTGATAAGAATTCCTTAAAGTGTTCTCCTAATAATTCCAGAGCGGCAATCTAGGATTTCTCAGTGACTAGCCCCTCGCCTAAATGTCAGTCGCAGATCCGTAGACTGgcttaagtaataataataagtaataataaactAGGAATAAGAAGCACCATACGCAGGTTTAACTGTGGTTTTTCTTGTATACTAcagaaaaaaatcaggaaattatgttaacaaaaaaaaatgatttagttgAATACTAGTgctgatattttaaaatacggGCGCAACCGCTGGGGTATAGAATCAGTAGTCGTCTTTCCTTTGGGGGTATATAAAGTCAGAACgatgtaaagaataaataaaaatatgaatgaataaaatatacagaatgaataaaaaattgcatcaattaaagaataacatttatattaatttgctCCATTTTCCGTATTTGCAtcaattgttattgttataaacaaaatacactTATAGCGTGAAGAGTGCTCCTGTTAGTACTTAATGTTCAAGATATAATATTGTAATGACGTACTATTTTGatgtataaaatgtttttaaaatacactaggttaatatttttaaggaaataattgaaattcttattttcc includes:
- the LOC117173708 gene encoding uncharacterized protein LOC117173708, which translates into the protein MKIAAGTLLLSISIFLHSLELISSQFGGPRQTNLEEMFPGCEGVHFPDIVEMTEEEVLSYSTFKKFNRHRKIHAAANYVRRDDYIFGFLRENIIKFLNILFQLREPCTVFKISKRKWYTMNCEELVKLGVNRNLRFVKEHDQAHNMLHRAHHEQNPHEDTEACKVAYRVTMPFESEGRVGHIFTPAEHANAVSSLYIQTYNKEFRRLLARRIPQSTPQPERQQRTTSCVGQCMYL